GGGCCGGGGTAGCCTTCACCAGGCTGAGGAGGGCTTCCTTCAACGCCGCCAAACCCTCCCCCGTGAGGGCGCTCACCGGGAGGACGGGAAGCCCCTCCTGGGCCAGCTCCGCCACCCTCTCCTCCACCTCCTTGGGGGTGAGGAGGTCCACCTTGTTCAAGGCGATGAGGCTAGGCCGCCTGAGGAGAGCGGGGTCGTAGGCCTCTATTTCCTTGCGCAGGGTGCGGAAGGTCTTCAAGGGCTCCTCGGCGGCGTCCAGAACGTAGAGCAACACCCGGGTGCGGGCGATGTGGCGCAGGAACTCCAGGCCCAGGCCCTTCCCCTGGCTTGCCCCCTCGATGATCCCGGGAATGTCCGCCAGGGTGAAGCGCTCCCCCTCCTCTTCCCCCACCTCCACCACCCCCAGGTGGGGGGAGAGGGTGGTGAAGGGGTAGGGGGCGATCTTGGGATGGGCCCGGGTGGTGGCGGCGAGCAGGCTGGACTTGCCGGCGTTGGGGTAGCCCACCAAACCCACATCGGCGATGAGCATGAGCTCGAGGCGAAGCCTCCTCCTCTCCCCCTCCTCCCCCGCCTCGGCGAACCGGGGAGCCTGGCGGGTAGGGGTGACGAAGTGCATGTTCCCCCGGCCTCCCTCCCCTCCCCTGGCCACCAGGAGGACCTGGCCCTCCTCCGTGAGGTCCCCGAGAAGCTCCCCGCTATCCACATCGAAGACCCGGGTTCCCCGGGGCACCTCTATGTAAAGGTCCTGCCCGGCCCGACCGTGCTGGCCGCTTCCCTTGCCGTGCTCCCCGTCCTCCGCCTTGTAGGTGCGCTTGGAAAGCTCCGAGAGGGAGTCCACGCTTCCCCTGGCCCGCAGGTACACGCTCCCTCCCCGTCCCCCATCCCCCCCGTCGGGCCCTCCCTTGGGCACAAACTTCTCCCGGCGGAAGGAAATGGCACCGTCGCCCCCCTTACCGGCGGCGACGGTGATGGTCAGGACATCCCGGAACATCCAAGCCGTCCCTTGGGTCTACGCCAAGGGACGCACGTGCACGTAGCGGCCCAGCCGCCCCTTATCCTGGAACTCCACCACCCCGTCCACCAGGGCGAAGAGGGTGAAGTCCCGGCCCATGCCCACGTTCTTGCCGGGTTTGAACTGGGTGCCCCGCTGGCGGACCAGGATGTTCCCGGCCCTCACCACCTGGCCCCCATACCGCTTCACCCCAAGGCGCTTGGCCTGGGAGTCCCGGCCGTTTTTAGTGGAACCCAAACCCTTTTTATGTGCCATGGCTCACCCCTGAATCTCCTTGATGAGGATCTCCGTGTAGGGCTGGCGGT
This portion of the Thermus antranikianii DSM 12462 genome encodes:
- the obgE gene encoding GTPase ObgE → MFRDVLTITVAAGKGGDGAISFRREKFVPKGGPDGGDGGRGGSVYLRARGSVDSLSELSKRTYKAEDGEHGKGSGQHGRAGQDLYIEVPRGTRVFDVDSGELLGDLTEEGQVLLVARGGEGGRGNMHFVTPTRQAPRFAEAGEEGERRRLRLELMLIADVGLVGYPNAGKSSLLAATTRAHPKIAPYPFTTLSPHLGVVEVGEEEGERFTLADIPGIIEGASQGKGLGLEFLRHIARTRVLLYVLDAAEEPLKTFRTLRKEIEAYDPALLRRPSLIALNKVDLLTPKEVEERVAELAQEGLPVLPVSALTGEGLAALKEALLSLVKATPAPELPRPAPRALVEAGVEVVPVEEGVYEVRSPALERYLSRLKGDLSEAAGYLQEVFRRQGVEAALKAKGVRAGDIVRIAGREFEYIPG
- the rpmA gene encoding 50S ribosomal protein L27 is translated as MAHKKGLGSTKNGRDSQAKRLGVKRYGGQVVRAGNILVRQRGTQFKPGKNVGMGRDFTLFALVDGVVEFQDKGRLGRYVHVRPLA